acaaaggacacctatgctaggtagcatgaaagcatcaaaaattcattcttatcacttccctactcgaggacgagcaggagttaagcttggggatgcttgatacgtgtcaaacgtatctataatttttgatggtttcacaaagttatcttgtcttctttggttgttttacgtatctttttatatctttttgggactaacttgttaattcggtgccaagtgccagttcctgtttttccgtgtttttgactcttttcagatctgattttggaacggagtccaaacggaagaaaaaacccgaaatgattttttcccgaatggaagaagaccagggggcttttgggccaagccaggtgggctccagggagcccacaagcccccactccgtcacCAGAGGAgacgcggcggtgggcaggcttgtggcctccctggccgccccctgacctaggtctttggcctataaattcccaaatattccgcaaaaaatcaggggagcctcaaaaatacttttccgccgccgcaaaattTTGTTTCCGCGAgacctcatctggagacccttcccggcgccctgctagaggggactttggagttggagggcttcttcatcgtcatcatcgcccctccaatgactcgtgagtagttcacttcagacctacaggtccgtagttagtagctagatggcttcttctctctcttggatcttcaatacaaagttctccatgatcttcatggagatctatccgatgtaatcttctttggcggtgtgtttgtcgagattcgatgaattgtggatttgtgattagattatctatgatatatatttgagtctttgctgatttcttatatgcatgatttgatatccttgtaagtctctccgagtcttgggttttgtttggccaactagatctatgattcttgcaatgggagaagtgcttggttttgggttctaccatgtggtgacctttcccagtgacagtaggggcagcaaggcacacatcaagtagttgccatcaagggtaaaaagatggggtttttatcattggtttgagattatccctctacatcatgtcatcttgcttaaggcgttactctgttcttatggacttaatacactagatgcatgttggatagcggttgacgtgtggagtaatggtagtagatgcagaaagtatcggtctacttgtttcggacgtgatgcctatagaaataatcattgcaaagatatcgtcacgactttgcgcagttctatcaattgctcgacagtaatttgttcacccaccgtctacttgcttttgtgagagaagccactagtaaacactacggcccccgggtctattcacatccatcgtttgcatctctgcttttactttgctttgttacttttttgctttcagttctcacttggaaaacaatctataagggattgccaaccccttcatagcgttgggtgcaacttttgtgtttgtgcaggatcttgagatactcttccgtcggattgataccttggttctcaaactgagggaaatacttaccgtcgctgtgctacatcaccctttccacttcgagggaacaccaacgcaaggctccaaggccacgggggaaatactttgcatacttgcctaggaagtcccttaaggcgtagccgtagctgaaggattcctggtgtcgtcgacacaactatttctggcgccgttgcaaggcatacacagcaaacatcacctGCATGaatatcaaacaaagaaggagcaggcaaagtaatagtctctcgagtaccctgactaaacaccaggttataaatcatccgtctactagcatctctatccagaaaatcatggcgaaccatgttgtcataatgcagatatctctcagggagaagcatctctccttcctctcctagtctaatgggtatctcaaagtgtctggcaagacgggtagcatagatacctccatagacaacacctttagaacggttcaggttcaaccgttgagctactatagcgcccaagctagaagtcttatcgttataaaggccttcgcgcagaaccgcaaggtctggagaactaagtgatccagcctcccgccggccaatcaaacattttcccacacatagtgagaagtaccgaagcacaggaaaatgtatgctagaaattctagcgcgagacactcctctctcctctccaacaacaatagaaccaatgaaatcctccaagtctcgtggacgagggtcacggatatccccaacataaggtaatttgcatacattgcaaaagtcctgcagcgtcatgctctggggaacatcgtatatcatgaactcaaccatgggaggattcttcctcggataaaagttgaagctttgaacgaaaatattggtgaggaggagatattgtgggcacttatcttcaaagaacgcagtaagacctgcgttctccaccaagtaataaaagtcttcataaagtccggcggcgtgcaaaaattcatcacttggccactcgcacgctcgaacttctgtgactcgagggactacgtacttggggtgattcttctcatcctccttgtggttacggcttgaagagcctctcaagaacctcctcatcttttcctttttctagctctgaaaaattctgaaatttttagagacttcgaaagaaaaatgaataaggattaacccaacttatagcaactactcctactagtgcctagagaccgtatcacgcgctaaaactacttgggaccaactaaaatcaacatttctagctcaagaacagcgtcaccaaggtagcaagaattcgagaaggataaaacactagagcaaaaactaattggaccaatggaggagtcacttaccaaggagtaatttccccaaaacggttcggagaatggtgctttgagcaaggagatcgaaaatcatagccaaatgagcaagaacatgggtttgagctgcgaaacaattttttctggaggtggaagaagaggctgggagctggaatgagtggagggggtgcctgtgggccccacaagcttgcaccccgccaccaggggggtaggtggcagtggcagggcttgtggcccactggtctgccccccaggccagctctcaggcccagaaattttcaaaaattccagaaaaaatcgtactaaattttcaggaccatcggagaacttttattttcaaggtatttttctgtgggacgctaaaacagaaagtagAAAAAaacctaaactaattctatcatttttcttctaagcaacagaaaaggaaaactcaaaacagaggtatgtgactctttgattcatccgttatatggtcaccgaaagaaatccgtcaatgggattgatcaagtccatatgacaaaaccttctcgaatcgcaagagagaacggagaattttcgaatagccactaagtcacctcaatggggatatgtatctccccaacaagcaaatcatacttcatcttgacacgaggaatagggcattcaaagctcccaatgagaatcgatgaagtcttttcgatagcattgatgcaatgtactggatatcgtttcttcggaaagtgcactatgtgctcattaccgttgacatggaaagtgcactatgtgctcattaccgccacgtgggactaatggtctttcatttttaaatgactgttgtaatcaaaaacagatctgttacaaaagggatttcattttttgaacttatttgaactgaagactttttgtatatatatgtggtcgaaatgcatgaaaccatgaagttagaaagggctaaaccattcaaaagtaccaaatgaagttagaaagggctaaaccattcaaatttggaaactataatggcacaaagagaaactagacatatataaattggtccaagcagtacatgatactagtccaaacagtacataataatagctaccatagatatatatacaagtgttcgacgttgagaacactactcgtctgaatcgtctgaatcagaatgtccaccttcctcgaggtgacgctggccatagttgacgactcgaatcttgcggtacaactcgtatgaaacgtatgcatcttttgctgcatactcaatgttgataggatcaagtggggccttctcccaaagtttgtgctgagactttgggaaactggtcttcatatcaccatattcctcgtcgatcaaggcaactgccatatgagccatcgaagtcctgacaagtcgaagcctgaataccgtttggagatcaatgaggcaaccagttggtatctcaataccgaagttgtacctcatcttcagcttgtcgttccttatgtcaacggtagcaaaagtgatgccgctgcgaaggaagtccatgagttctggacaatgcttgtcactcctgcaacagaaacaaattaaaatggaacaaatgttacatactgctgcaataagaaaacatgtttcactacaactaaagagaaaattatctttaggattcaaatagaacatatgcaatggaacctagagagatcactatagctatccaatggaacctagagaaatcactagctatatgcaattttcatgactatgacatatcatattgctatccaatggaacctagagagatcactagctatatgcaattttcataaccttggatcaaagaacaccgcataaaattgtatcactacaactatgatttcaatggaacatattgaaccaatcagattttttagattgtggaacactattccaatcatattgtgttcccttcaactaatcaaaattgtttcgctacaactatttgaagtgaACCAACTataattccaatggaacatattaaacactagttgattctaatacgatttttcagattatggaacactattccaatcagattgtgttccccttcaactaatcaaaattgtttcactacaactatttgaagggaaccaactatgattccaatggaacatattaaacactagttgattctaatacgatttttcagattatggaacactattccaattagattgtgttccccttcaactaatcaaaattgtttcactacaactatttgaagggaaccaactatgattgaaacaaataaacttacaatgtcattatcttggatcaaggaaagcctcaaaacttacctcgcccattggaagatcaagacatggcgtgcgaagcatagttggatgacggcaacaccgcgttgatcgaccgtgtactccagatcaggccccaagaacttctcatgatccattgcggtgtcaagccatttttccttcaactgttcaagaaaaaacggcacctccctgctctcgttcgtgtacacgacatcgagcatggtcgtgccatgtgcgagcaccttatgaaagcgagttggcatggtggaagaagataagggaagaagagaggagaagaacagagagggagagcgagagagaagaagaaacagagaaatggcgactgtgcttcggttcgtgcttttcatcgcccgaaacgacgcgggatgcaaaccgtttgggtctttagtcccgggttgagccaccaaccgggactaaagggggatacgaacggttgacaccactacggcaggccacgtgttaggcctttagtcccgggttgagccaccaaccgggactaaagggggatacgaacggttgccaccaccactgcccatcgcgtagccctttagtcccggtttgggacacgaaccgggactaaaggctccttacgggccgggactaaagcctcgagggaggcattgagaattggggcgacgtggtcgggcctttagtcccgacccagagacaggccgggactaaagtgtccaggccgaaggcccgttttccactagtgtagatgaaggtataatacacaagtgtgtaaattttcagaacaaaatacgttgaaatgagggctgtacaaaaaagacaaatcggaaaccttttaacacatgttactattcatcattttcagaccatgaatttgtcttttttgtacggATCACGTTTCAAAGTATTtcgacctgaaattttacacgcACACGAATCACATCCTTGTTTAGTTGtatatttttttcagattttttggaactaaattttttgaattttgaatttttcaaacattTCGGCCTTCATGGCTCCCGGTATATGACTTTATTTAGAAGTGGGCTGTATATTAGGCACCATGCACACACACTGCAACGGTTGCTCCAGACCATACAAGTGGATGGTTGGTAGCCTTGTTCTCCATGTCATAGAATGCCGCTTGTTGGTCGACGATGAAAAGGCCGATCAGACGTTGAGACCTGTGGAACATTTTATTTTTGAACTTTGGGGATAGAGGAAATTATAAAATCTTTAATTCACATAATCCTGAGAATTTTAACTTTGTCGAGATCCATGCAAGAATAGACACTGTCTTCATATTTTTAACCTGATTTATATATAAAAAGATCAACACTAAGATCACCAAATCAATATATCTAGACCCATCATGTAAAGTACTTTCATATGTATTTATTTGATTTTGTAGATGTTAATATTTTCATGTTCGCCAAACATtgtcaaaatcatatataataaccATTTGGTACACATTCACGGGAGTGTCCTAATGAAGATTTTTTTTTTATGCACGGCACTAGATCAGGCACTACCCACACACATTGCAATGGTGACTTCAAACCGTAGAAGGATGGGCGGTATGCCTTGGTCTCCATATCGTAGAACGCTGCGTATTTGCCATCCTCGGAATACCCCGGGACGTAAATCCTATTCCCATGCCCGGCTTCTGGAGACTCCACGGCATATGACACCCTAAAATCAAGAAACAAGGCTGCACCACCGATCTCTTGAACCTCCATCCATGTCATCTCCTCCTTGAGCTTGAACACCCGCGGTGGCTCGTCAGCGTTACGGATGAATACAGAGACTAGTTCCCCTCCCAGTTCAACCAAGTAGCAAAACTCTCTCCCTAGATGGTGGTCGCCGGCAAGGTCCATGGTCACGTGTATTGGCTTAGGCTTCTCCAAGATTGTCCATGTGTTGCTTACCGGATCAAACGTGCCGAGGTTGCCATTTCTTCCAAGGCAATAGAACTTGCCGTGGAACAAGACGGGGTTGTTGTATGCCACCGGGAACGGCTCCTCCTCATAGTACTCAATATGCCTTTCCAACCACTCTTCCTCACCCTGTCGCCACGTAAAGACACTGATCGCTTTACCGTCGTCCCGGCCGACGATGGCGAAAAAGACGCACTCCGGATCTGTCGGGTCCGCCGAGGACCACGACAGACCCATGTAACGGTATTTCCAATCGAGCATGACCATTTCCATGACGTCCTCGGTGAACGGGTTTATGATGAACATGTCTTGAATGTCTGCGTTAGTTGACATGGCCACCCATCCATCTTTGGGGAATCTAAAAATATGCTCATCGTGTTCGTTTTGGTTGATGTCAAATGTTTCAACATGCATGTTGTACTCCTGGCCGCGCAGAGGGTCGAACAGCTTGCACGCCCCATCTCGACCGGAGCAGTGCAGAAGCCAAGGCCAGGCATTGGCTTGCTCAACCGGGTTGGTCACAAGGCTCCATGACTTGCACACTGTCGGGAATCTGAGACGATCCACCAAAGAAAGCCTTGAGACGATCAGCTCCAGCAATTCTAGTGGCAGATCATGCCATGGCCGCGTATTATTACAAGAGGTTGCCtgctcatcctcatcctcctgctcctcctccttcaacTTCATGATGGACCCTTTCGGCACGAGGCCGTTAGTCAGCAACAGTTTTGCTTCTTCCACCGCCGTTGACAAAAAAGACTGTGGCGGAACGGCCCAGAATGCTCTGCACCAAGGCTTGGTAGGTCGCGGAAGGATCTGTCGGAAGCTGATGGTGTTGTCATCCAAGCAGAACTTGTATAGCCTTTCGCAGTCACAGCTCGACCAGACAATGTACACACAGTTACCCTGCTGCACCAAACCTCCTTCCACTGGACGCACGGGCGCGGAGAAGCCGTAATGCCCGGAGACGAGGAAGGCACGGTCGTGGCCGATGCTATCCACCCTGCTCCATGTCATGGACTCGAGATCAAGGCGGTACACCGTGACGCTGGTGAGCGTGCCGTCGTTGCGAAAGTCCCCAAAAAATTGCGTGACAACCTCGAAGAGATCCCCGCACGACTCCAAGACGTAGTACGTGACCGTCATGTCGTGTACCTCTTTCTCGCCGGAGAGAGAGCCCATCAGCCGAGCTCGGACCGTGCCGTCGCCTTCGTCGCCTATCACGACGAGCGTTTCGGATTCACCGAAGGAATAGATTTTCCCTCTAACGCCGATCATAAAGCTTGTGAGACTGACGGGGGACTCGAGCCTGAGCCACCCCTGTGATGAGTTGCTGGGGCGGCAGTGGAGCAGGAAACCCTCCACGGCGGGGTCTTCTACCTGAACGGCGACGACCACGACGCAGTCCGGGTGTGCCGGCGATGTCCCGAGCGTCGCGCACCTCACTATGTCACCCCACTGCTCGTGCAATGGCGGCAGCGGGATCTTCTTGGCTGGGTCGTCGGAGGAAGAGGTGAGGCGGAGGAAGAAGCACTCGGCGGTGGACTCGTCGAGCATGAGCAGCCAGTCGCCGTTGTGGATGCAGCCCAGGCACGTCTTGCCTTGCATCTCGGGAACGATCGTCGAGTGCAAGCTCCCGTCTGACGAGTCGACGAACGTCTGCCGCTCCCCTCGCGTTCCTTGCACCAGCCATGGCCTCGTGCCGAAGCCGGACGGGACGCAGGGTTCAGCAGCCATGCCGTCGAGCTGTTCCACGGCCGGTTCTCTTCGGACCATCGAtcgatcgagagagagagagagagagagagatccggtCAATTATATAGTGCATCTATTAGTACGAGAGGCAGGGGAATTCTTGTTGATTCCGGTGACCGTTTTGGGCAGCAATCCGTACACGGTTGGTAAGCTGCGGCATGCTGATACCGTTTCAGCTGGGAGATACGTGATACGTGTACGTACGAACGTTTTGTCCTTGCTTTTTCTCTTCCTACTACTATACTATATACGGGCAAACCaacctgtggttggatggttaagAGGATTGTGGTATTCCCTGTCCATCAGAGTTCAAGTCCCAGACTTGACATTTCGTCAATCTCAAGATAATGTGGAGATAATTACCTACTGTCACCGGCAACGTCCTCAAcgtcctccaaacatgtccacctagactATTACCTATGCAGCTAAAAATCAGAGGGcagacatgtcattgtacaatataaaacctgaattacagtttatataatctaaccataaacatgtccacctagattatatttataaaccagattatataatctatcttcataatcaagattattataatctattatggtttcaaacagggcctaagtgcGAAGCCTCAAACCTTCGATCCACAACCGTTTCCAACTCCCCACCGGAATGTCCCCTCTGCATCCAACTAAAAAAAAGGTCTTGCACATTTGCTGCTCAGGggaagggagggagggaaggaggtggcggcggataGGGATtcttccacacatgtatttgagttttcaatcaatataattctagcatggataataaacgattatcatgaacaaggacatataataataacttatttattattgcctctagggcatatttccaacaccaagaGGGTTAGAAGAGGGTTCCGGAGAAGAAATGGGAGGATAAGAGGGCAAAGCGAGAAGGTGTTGCGACCAATATGACAGATATGTTCTAGGACAACAtgtcgaaggaggaggaggcatacatcaagtgttccacATCAAGGAGAAAAAACAGACGAAGAGGTTAACATGTTCATCGCGGGGATCAATAAAAAGCCCAAGTTCGAAGAGAAAAAGGCCATCATCGAAGAGAAGGTTGGGATCGCATTCGCTTTAGAGAACGTGGAGATGTTGACATTGAAGATGAAGGATCCATGATGCAAAGATGATCATGCATGCTGTCCATTTCAAGATATTCAAGCGGCAGACGGTAGAGTTGGAGGCGGATGCAAAGTCTGAGAAGGCggcaaaggagaaggaggaggccgagAGATGACGAAGAAAGAGGCACAAGTGGCGACGACAGATTGAGCGTTCTAGTGGCAGTGAACATTCTAGTTCAACCTCTCAGTTCAATGTAGTTGTTAACTTCTAGTTACGATGCATGCGACCAAACATCGAGGAGTCTTCCACGATGCAAGCAACATATATGCACGTAAGCAATTAACATGCAAGCGTCTTGATATGTGTCTCCTTAACCACGCTCTACTCTGATCTCTTTTTTTCATGCAACCTTGATAAAACCATGCTCTACTCAGTCTGATCCGTTTTTCCTTGCAACCTTGATAAAAACATGATGGTAACCGGTAAAATTAATAAAATTGATCCGTGGACGAAAGTATTTCACAAACTAAATCGGGTCTGAAGAAAATTCACGCACCTGACCGGCTGACCCTTTCGTGTGTTGCTCGATAACCAGACGCGACACTACACTGTATGACGCCTTTATCTTAGACGTCATattgtgtagtgtggcgcctatgcCTTAGGTGCCATACTAGGTCTCGACGTCGCACACCATAGTATTAGACGCCACACAATGTAGTGTGGCATCTAAGACAAACGCGCCATAAAAAAGGATCGGACGGATTAATTTTTTTCGCGGACAATTTATTTTGTGGATTAGTTGTGTTCTTAGTCAGTCAGTAATTAGTATCAAGATTTCTCTCTTCTCCGGCAGAGCTCTGCCTTGCTGGCTCTGTATTTGATTCTGCTAATCCAGCTCAATTTCCTACCATCTTAACTAAACCTCTGCGTTGCGACCTGCAGGCGACACAGCACGGGAAGCCTCCGGCTCCCGGCCCCGCCGAGCACCACCAGCGACGCTGGCGCGACGCCGGCGGCTAGCGCGCTGCAGCGAGAGCTGTTCACCAAGAAAGGCGGCGTCCGGCGGTTCAGCTGGGGCTGGAggaaggagcagcagcagcagcaagcggGGTGCGCGGTGTGCCCCTTCTGCCGCgccgccgtccgcctcgccgaGCACCAGCATGTCTAGCGCAGATTAGTTCCTTCCTTCTCGGCCGGACCATGACATGCATGGCGcgtcggtggagctgcgtggcacAGTAGCAACCTGCGCATGGGATGCCTTTTGTCGAGGATGGATCACCTGCTAATGGGAGCGTCATGGACGTGACATTTAGACCTATCAGTTATCATTGTGTCACGAACTTAAACTTCCTCTCACGGGTTGTTCAGGCACCAGCACTCGGACAGAAGAGACGTGGACGACACGAGAGCTGCAACGATCGAGGAATTTAAcaccatacatacatacatgaagTATAGTGAAGACTAAGGTTACGTGTAACTCCTGTAGTTAAGGTTGCAGTGTCTAGTAACTCCAAAGTTACTTTCATCGAATGCCCTTGTAACAGAGCACGATGGGTCCTCGTGAACTCTAGATAAGCAATCCCAAGGTCATCCCCTAAAGAAAACACAAAGCCTTCGGACATGAGACGTAGGGTCtttacctcttcgagaggggTCCGACCTCGTTAAATCTGAATGGAACACCTGTGCGTTGCAGGAAGCTTCAGTAGACACAAATGAGTTGCCCGCCCGCAGCGTGGCGCATTTTCGTGCAACTACTTTTGGTCCTCCTCCGGCAGGCGTCAGAACTGTAACGCTCGACGCCCCGTCACTCTGCTAGACGTCGTCGCAAGTGCTCCGGGCTCTCACAGCTCCAGCATTGGATCAAGCATGTTGTGGCTCTCCAGACCACACCCGAGCAGGTGGTCACGCTCGACCCCGACAAGCCCGTCCTCAACTTGTTTCCCTCCTCGCATGACGGCTGCTCCGACGAGTCCGTGTGTGAGAGCAGCAAGCCAACTTCAGAAATTTAGATGGCCGCCACGGCCGAAGGACCTCCTGGGTTCTCCGTGAGAAATTTCAATGAGTGAGACGAAGATGGCCACATCGACAACGCCGGCGAGATCTACGTTCCCCAGACTCTC
This genomic stretch from Hordeum vulgare subsp. vulgare chromosome 6H, MorexV3_pseudomolecules_assembly, whole genome shotgun sequence harbors:
- the LOC123405816 gene encoding uncharacterized protein LOC123405816; amino-acid sequence: MFIAGINKKPKFEEKKAIIEEKVGIAFALENVEMRHSTGSLRLPAPPSTTSDAGATPAASALQRELFTKKGGVRRFSWGWRKEQQQQQAGCAVCPFCRAAVRLAEHQHV